The sequence below is a genomic window from Bosea sp. F3-2.
TGCTGGCGCACGCGCAGCGCGACGCGCTGCAACTCGGCCTCCCCGCATTCGGCATCGACCACGACATGGCCGAACTGGTCGGCAAGCGAGACGAAATCGCCCTCCGGATCGATGATGGCCTGCTGGACGAGCGGTGCGCTCTGCTCCAGCAGGCGCCGCAGCAGATGCGATTTGCCCGAGCCGGAATTACCTTGCACGAGCAGCCGCGTCGCCAGCAATTCGGCGAGATCGATCAGACCGGGCTCGCCGGTCCTTGTCGTTCCCATCTCGATCGCTGTCGTCATACCGGTCGTGAATCGCCTTGAGTGGTCGGGCGCAGGCGCGCGACCGGGGCTTCTAGCATGGCCTCGCTCCCGCTGGACGCAGGGCAGCCCTGCCTTCCACAGGCAATCGCCGCCGAGAACGCGAGGCTAGCGCGGGCAGCGTAGCGCCCGTTCCTGCCGAACGATGTCGGCAATCACGCGGCGGTCATTTGCCGATAATGGCACGTCCTCGATGTTGTCGTATTGGCAGCCTGCATTGCCGAAGGCCGCGATCGCGCGCTGCGTGCGGAAGCAGTAACCCTGCGCCTTGTAGATCTCGTTGCGGGCGGTCCAGAGGCTCGCGCAGGTCTCGGGGGTGGCGAGGGCCGGGGCTGTTGCTCCGGTTGCGAGCAGAAGGAACGCGGACAACGAAAGGCAAAGGCTGCGCATGCTGGCGGTCTCCGGCACTGAGGATGCGAGCTTTGCGGAAGCGGCTGCCGCAAGGCAACAGTCGGCATGCGACATGATGCCGTCGCAACAGCGGGCTTCGGTAGGAGCGGTCAAAGGGCGGGTGGCGCGATGCGGTTCGGCTATTGCGAAAGACTGGATGCGAGCTTCTGGGCCGAGCCCATCAATGCGGTGACGAACGCCGCCTTCCTTGTGGCGGCGCTGATGGCTTTCTGGCTATGGCGCCGGCAGGAAGGGCGCGACCGTATCGCGCTCACGTTCATCCTGCTGGTCTTCGCGATCGGGGTCGGCTCCTTCCTGTTCCACACCATGCCGAATCGCTGGACGGTGCTGGCCGATGTCGTGCCGATCCAGCTCTTCGCCTTCGGC
It includes:
- a CDS encoding YARHG domain-containing protein → MRSLCLSLSAFLLLATGATAPALATPETCASLWTARNEIYKAQGYCFRTQRAIAAFGNAGCQYDNIEDVPLSANDRRVIADIVRQERALRCPR